A window from Prinia subflava isolate CZ2003 ecotype Zambia chromosome Z, Cam_Psub_1.2, whole genome shotgun sequence encodes these proteins:
- the LRAT gene encoding lecithin retinol acyltransferase, producing the protein MKNPVPQAASLLLEKLMLLVHIRSLPAGSAGETPPPAPGYYDTSCFKRGDLLEVPRTLFIHFGIYLGENRVAHLMPDILPSITSDRRQIQQVVTNKRLILGVIARTASVRVDTVEDFAYGGSILVNHMDRLFEDQVLGSEEAARRAEKLVGATAYSLLWNNCEHFVTYCRYGAPVSFQTDKFCETVKMIIRDQRSVLASVLVGLASIACLGVAPSTTLPTIFIPFFLWMAG; encoded by the exons ATGAAGAACCCGGTGCCACAGGCGGCGtcgctgctgctggagaagctgatGCTCCTCGTCCACATCCGGTCATTGCCCGCGGGCTCCGCCGGGGAAACGCCACCGCCTGCACCCGGCTACTACGACACCAGCTGCTTCAAGCGAGGAGACCTGCTGGAGGTGCCCCGCACCCTCTTCATCCACTTCGGCATTTACCTGGGCGAGAACCGCGTCGCCCATTTGATGCCCGACATCCTGCCCTCCATCACCAGCGACCGTCGGCAGATCCAGCAGGTGGTGACCAACAAGCGGCTCATCCTGGGCGTCATCGCCAGGACGGCCAGCGTCCGGGTGGACACGGTGGAGGACTTCGCCTACGGCGGCAGCATCCTGGTCAACCACATGGACCGGCTCTTCGAGGACCAGGTGCTGGGCAGCGAGGAGGCGGCCCGCCGGGCGGAGAAGCTGGTGGGCGCCACGGCCTACAGCCTCCTCTGGAACAACTGCGAGCACTTCGTCACCTACTGCCGATACGGAGCCCCCGTCAGCTTCCAGACCGACAAG ttctgTGAGACTGTGAAGATGATTATTCGGGACCAGAGGAGCGTGCTCGCATCGGTGCTTGTGGGACTAGCGTCAATAGCCTGCCTAGGTGTGGCACCCTCCACCACACTCCCCACCATCTTCATTCCCTTCTTTCTGTGGATGGCTGGCTAA